One window of Nymphaea colorata isolate Beijing-Zhang1983 chromosome 1, ASM883128v2, whole genome shotgun sequence genomic DNA carries:
- the LOC116262842 gene encoding cyclin-dependent kinase B2-2-like produces MSASNAMGMSEGAPSVMEVYEKLEKVGEGSYGKVYRARDRRTGQIVALKKTRLRDDEEGVPPTALREISLLKMLSIDPHVVRLLDLKQGQNKEGKTVLYLVFEYMDTDLKKFIRSFRQAGEKMPAKTVKSLMFQLCKGVAFCHGHGVLHRDLKPHNLLMDKKSGLLKIADLGLSRAFTIPIKKYTHEILTLWYRAPEVLLGATHYSTPVDIWSVGCIFAELVTNQALFPGDSELQQLLHIFRLLGTPNEEVWPGVTALKNWHEFPQWKPKCLSTAVPDLDPAGLDLLWMMLQYEPSKRISAKKAMEHRYFDDLDKSNL; encoded by the exons ATGTCGGCTTCCAATGCCATGGGCATGAGCGAAGGTGCACCCAGCGTAATGGAGGTCTACGAGAAGCTGGAGAAGGTTGGCGAGGGCAGTTACGGCAAGGTCTACCGAGCCAGAGACCGTCGAACCGGCCAGATCGTTGCTCTCAAGAAGACGCGGCTTCGCGACGATGAAGAGGGCGTTCCGCCGACCGCTCTCCGGGAGATCTCCCTCTTGAAAATGCTTTCGATCGATCCCCACGTCGTGAG GCTGTTAGATCTCAAACAGGGACAGAACAAAGAAGGGAAGACTGTTCTTTATTTGGTGTTTGAATATATGGATACAGATCTCAAGAAATTTATTCGGAGTTTCCGACAAGCCGGTGAAAAAATGCCAGCCAAGACTGTGAAG AGTTTAATGTTCCAGCTCTGTAAAGGTGTTGCCTTTTGCCATGGCCATGGAGTATTGCATAG AGATCTCAAGCCTCACAATCTCCTCATGGACAAGAAATCTGGACTTCTGAAAATAGCAGACCTTGGTCTCAGCAGAGCATTTACAATCCCAATAAAGAAGTACACTCATGAG ATCCTGACACTCTGGTACAGAGCTCCTGAAGTTCTTCTAGGTGCAACTCACTACTCCACTCCGGTAGATATATGGTCTGTCGGCTGCATCTTCG CTGAGCTTGTTACAAACCAAGCTCTCTTTCCAGGGGATTCAGAACTTCAGCAGCTATTGCATATATTCAG GCTTTTGGGTACTCCAAATGAAGAGGTGTGGCCTGGAGTGACTGCGCTGAAAAATTGGCATGAATTTCCGCAATGGAAGCCAAAGTGCTTATCAACGGCCGTTCCTGATCTTGACCCAGCGGGCCTCGATCTTCTCTGG ATGATGTTGCAATATGAACCGTCGAAAAGAATCTCTGCCAAGAAGGCGATGGAGCACAGATACTTTGATGATTTGGACAAGTCGAACCTGTGA